One Qiania dongpingensis genomic window carries:
- a CDS encoding YhcH/YjgK/YiaL family protein, which yields MIINDAFSVNKYAYLDVKFEKAYEFLRRKDLADLPVGKYEIDGEDVFAMVQEYETSPESELQFESHKKYFDIQYMIHGKEYFKMISTEGLKVKQPYDENSDVMFYEDPEDSSVAYLTDGQMAVVAPEEAHKPRCAAGQPEKVRKIVAKVRV from the coding sequence GTGATTATCAATGATGCGTTTTCAGTGAACAAATATGCATACCTGGATGTTAAATTCGAGAAAGCATATGAATTTTTGAGAAGGAAAGACCTGGCTGATCTGCCGGTTGGAAAATATGAGATCGACGGCGAAGATGTGTTCGCCATGGTGCAGGAATATGAGACCTCACCGGAATCAGAGCTTCAGTTTGAAAGTCATAAGAAATACTTTGATATTCAGTATATGATCCATGGAAAAGAATACTTCAAAATGATTTCCACAGAAGGGCTTAAAGTAAAACAGCCTTATGACGAGAACAGCGACGTAATGTTTTATGAAGATCCGGAAGACAGCAGCGTTGCGTATCTGACCGACGGCCAGATGGCTGTAGTAGCGCCGGAGGAGGCACATAAGCCCCGCTGTGCTGCGGGCCAGCCTGAGAAAGTAAGAAAAATTGTGGCAAAGGTAAGAGTTTGA
- the yiaK gene encoding 3-dehydro-L-gulonate 2-dehydrogenase has protein sequence MLKISFQELVDTFERILLSRKVDPELAHLAALNFAETSADGVYSHGVNRFPRVIEYLDKGVVDGKATPECVSAFGGFERWDGHMGLGNANARKAMDRACELAKEHGIGIVAIGNTNHWMRGGAYGWQAADNGCIGMCWTNTMPNMPAWGGMEPKVGNNPFIISIPKSDGRHIVVDMAMSQFAYGKIELARMKGEKLPVPGGWDSEGNVTTDPAEIEKTRRVLPIGYWKGSGMSIALDLVAAVLSGRNSVTDIGKKYTEEVGLSQVLIAIDPECMNTKDLTDSIIDTVVEDIKASTPEREGGKIFYPGEIEINTREDHMKNGIPVLEEVWEKIQSL, from the coding sequence ATGTTAAAAATATCATTTCAGGAATTAGTTGATACATTTGAAAGAATTTTACTGAGCCGTAAGGTGGATCCGGAGCTCGCACATTTGGCGGCCCTGAACTTTGCTGAGACCAGCGCCGACGGCGTTTATTCCCACGGTGTGAACCGTTTTCCCAGAGTGATTGAATATCTGGACAAGGGTGTCGTAGACGGCAAGGCCACGCCGGAGTGCGTGAGTGCTTTTGGAGGCTTTGAACGCTGGGACGGCCATATGGGCCTTGGAAATGCCAACGCGAGAAAGGCCATGGACCGCGCCTGCGAACTGGCTAAAGAACATGGAATCGGAATCGTAGCCATCGGAAACACCAATCACTGGATGAGAGGCGGAGCTTATGGCTGGCAGGCGGCTGACAATGGCTGCATCGGAATGTGCTGGACCAATACCATGCCCAATATGCCCGCATGGGGGGGCATGGAGCCTAAGGTGGGAAATAATCCCTTTATCATTTCCATCCCCAAATCTGATGGACGTCACATTGTGGTGGATATGGCCATGAGCCAGTTTGCCTATGGAAAGATCGAGCTTGCCAGGATGAAAGGTGAGAAGCTGCCCGTGCCCGGAGGCTGGGACAGCGAGGGCAATGTGACCACAGATCCTGCGGAGATCGAGAAGACCCGCCGTGTTCTGCCCATCGGATACTGGAAGGGTTCCGGCATGTCCATCGCTCTTGACCTGGTGGCAGCCGTATTGTCCGGACGCAATTCCGTTACGGATATAGGAAAGAAGTATACTGAGGAAGTCGGACTCTCCCAGGTGCTGATTGCCATCGACCCTGAGTGCATGAATACCAAGGATCTGACCGACAGCATCATCGACACGGTCGTGGAAGATATCAAAGCGTCTACTCCGGAGAGAGAAGGCGGAAAGATCTTCTATCCCGGTGAAATTGAGATCAATACGAGAGAAGACCATATGAAGAACGGAATCCCTGTGCTGGAAGAAGTCTGGGAGAAAATTCAGTCTCTGTAA
- a CDS encoding Ldh family oxidoreductase, which produces MKVEFEKLISCAREIFEKAGVPGEEAQIVAEELAMANMMGVDSHGVLRIPQYLDEMKSGQIKPGASLEIVKETPVTAILDCKQNFGQVGARKMVDIVEEKAKKNFMACALSLNANHIGRLGSYTEELARRGLIAFGTVGVYSVGPMAPWGAMEPKLGTNPISWAVPRKGHDPLVMDCATTVVAEGKLRAYVQNGKQVPEGWIKDGYGNDTTNPLDFYAEPKGSIMPMGGKISGAKGSGLAIMADMFSVVLANDDYWSWEKNGGVRYAENSVYLMALNPEAFYGREVYEEQCEVHAQFIKNAKPAEGVKEVLLPGEFEQNMAAKRRAEGIELADNTWEGLIEIAQGLGCKWSEGLEVSKKENRFVGY; this is translated from the coding sequence ATGAAAGTTGAATTTGAAAAACTGATCTCGTGTGCACGGGAGATTTTTGAGAAAGCAGGAGTTCCCGGAGAAGAGGCGCAGATTGTGGCGGAAGAGCTGGCTATGGCCAATATGATGGGAGTAGATTCCCACGGCGTACTCAGGATTCCCCAGTATCTGGATGAGATGAAGAGCGGCCAGATCAAACCTGGTGCTTCGCTGGAAATCGTAAAAGAAACTCCCGTAACGGCCATTCTGGACTGTAAGCAGAACTTTGGACAGGTCGGAGCGAGGAAGATGGTGGACATCGTAGAGGAGAAGGCGAAGAAGAACTTCATGGCCTGCGCCCTCAGCCTGAACGCCAACCATATCGGACGCCTTGGTTCCTATACGGAAGAGCTGGCCAGAAGAGGTCTGATCGCCTTTGGTACCGTAGGTGTGTATTCTGTAGGACCGATGGCGCCCTGGGGAGCCATGGAACCGAAGCTGGGCACCAACCCGATCTCCTGGGCGGTTCCCAGAAAGGGACATGATCCGCTGGTAATGGACTGCGCGACCACCGTGGTGGCGGAAGGCAAACTGAGAGCCTACGTGCAGAACGGAAAACAGGTGCCGGAGGGCTGGATCAAAGACGGATATGGAAATGATACCACCAATCCTCTGGACTTCTATGCAGAGCCTAAGGGCTCCATCATGCCTATGGGCGGAAAGATCAGCGGAGCAAAGGGCTCCGGACTGGCGATCATGGCGGATATGTTCTCTGTGGTCCTGGCCAATGATGATTACTGGAGCTGGGAAAAGAACGGCGGCGTGAGATATGCGGAGAACAGCGTATATCTGATGGCTCTCAATCCGGAAGCATTCTATGGGCGGGAAGTATATGAAGAGCAGTGTGAAGTACATGCTCAGTTCATAAAGAACGCGAAGCCCGCGGAAGGCGTAAAGGAAGTGCTGCTTCCCGGCGAATTCGAGCAGAACATGGCCGCAAAGCGGAGGGCAGAGGGAATCGAGCTGGCGGACAACACCTGGGAAGGACTAATCGAGATCGCTCAGGGACTTGGCTGCAAATGGTCGGAAGGCTTAGAAGTATCCAAAAAAGAAAACAGGTTTGTCGGTTATTGA
- a CDS encoding Ldh family oxidoreductase, with protein sequence MRIKVAELKEFCLDILTETGMPEDEAKILTETLLEADQRGVKSHGVMSLKRYVNLMQTGVMPKKLDYKVEVDNPVIAVWDGNRCCGQVLGHTAMKAAIEKAKTYGIGFVGVKNSNHFGAGAYYAQLAEKEGMIGISASTGDPTMAPWGGAEKMIGNNPLAISVPTKNVPPITLDMAQSVVAFGKIANMKRQGCKEVPAGWALDAEGMPTTDIEKVYSVMPLGGYKGFGLSLMVDVISGLLIGGGTGVRANPDQMGPAHTFIAIDTKAFGDTEQFLNRVDARVAEFKSCKKSANSTGIFMPGEIEEKCYAESQEAADIIPEIVDDLNALAEEMGRKVRLHEV encoded by the coding sequence ATGAGAATCAAAGTAGCGGAGTTAAAAGAGTTCTGTCTCGATATCCTGACAGAAACAGGCATGCCTGAGGATGAGGCAAAGATTCTGACGGAAACGCTTCTGGAGGCTGACCAGAGGGGGGTTAAATCACATGGCGTGATGAGCCTGAAGCGTTACGTGAACCTGATGCAGACGGGCGTGATGCCGAAAAAGCTTGATTATAAAGTTGAGGTGGACAATCCAGTGATCGCAGTGTGGGACGGAAACCGCTGCTGCGGCCAGGTCCTGGGCCATACGGCCATGAAGGCGGCCATTGAAAAAGCAAAGACATATGGCATTGGCTTTGTAGGCGTGAAGAACAGCAACCATTTTGGAGCAGGCGCATATTATGCACAGCTGGCTGAAAAAGAGGGGATGATCGGTATCTCCGCATCCACAGGCGATCCTACCATGGCGCCTTGGGGCGGCGCAGAGAAAATGATCGGAAATAACCCTCTGGCTATTTCTGTTCCTACGAAAAATGTTCCTCCGATCACCCTGGATATGGCACAGAGTGTAGTGGCGTTTGGAAAGATCGCCAACATGAAACGCCAGGGCTGCAAGGAAGTGCCCGCAGGATGGGCGCTGGATGCAGAGGGTATGCCTACCACGGATATTGAAAAGGTGTATTCCGTAATGCCGCTGGGCGGCTACAAAGGTTTCGGACTTTCCCTGATGGTAGATGTCATCAGCGGCCTGCTGATCGGCGGAGGCACCGGCGTACGGGCGAACCCGGACCAGATGGGACCGGCTCATACCTTTATCGCGATCGATACAAAAGCATTTGGTGATACAGAACAGTTCCTGAACAGAGTGGATGCCCGTGTGGCAGAGTTTAAGTCCTGTAAAAAGTCAGCGAATTCGACCGGCATCTTTATGCCTGGCGAGATTGAAGAAAAATGCTATGCAGAATCACAGGAAGCGGCAGACATCATCCCCGAGATCGTGGATGATCTGAATGCGCTGGCTGAAGAAATGGGCAGAAAGGTCCGTTTGCATGAAGTTTGA
- a CDS encoding iron-containing alcohol dehydrogenase, which translates to MKFDYFVPTKLVFGCGTLNSLHEQELPGKKALIVVTCGKSVKDNGYLDRLEEQLRMAGVEYAVFDKILPNPVKRHVMEGAECARQNGCDFVIGLGGGSSIDASKAIAIMAVNPGDYWDYVNGGSGKGMPIPNRPLPIVAITTTAGTGTETDPWTVNTKEETNEKIGFGCDWTFPTLSVVDPELMLSVPKKFTIYQGFDALFHSTECYLHKAASVISDMFCIKGIELIGKSLARAVENGSDLEARTDVALANTLAGFSQSLSCCISEHSLEHAMSAYHHDLPHGAGLILICRAYYTYLVNSHSCDEKLVNMAKALGKTDAKEPMDFVHALEELLKACGADDLKMSDFGIREDEFRTLAKNARDTMGGLFEGDPCEIDEDACVRILQESYR; encoded by the coding sequence ATGAAGTTTGATTATTTTGTTCCTACGAAGCTGGTATTTGGATGCGGGACACTGAACAGTCTCCATGAACAGGAACTGCCGGGAAAAAAGGCCCTGATCGTAGTTACCTGTGGAAAGTCTGTGAAGGACAACGGGTATCTGGACCGGCTGGAAGAGCAGCTGCGTATGGCGGGCGTGGAATATGCAGTATTTGATAAGATCTTGCCGAACCCCGTAAAACGGCACGTGATGGAGGGCGCCGAGTGCGCCCGCCAGAACGGCTGTGATTTTGTGATCGGCCTGGGCGGTGGAAGCAGCATCGACGCTTCCAAGGCCATAGCGATCATGGCGGTGAATCCCGGGGATTATTGGGATTACGTAAATGGCGGAAGCGGAAAAGGGATGCCGATTCCCAACCGTCCCCTTCCCATTGTGGCGATCACGACCACTGCCGGGACCGGAACGGAGACGGACCCCTGGACGGTGAATACGAAGGAAGAGACCAATGAGAAGATTGGGTTTGGCTGTGACTGGACATTTCCGACTCTGTCTGTAGTGGATCCGGAGCTGATGCTGTCCGTGCCGAAGAAGTTTACGATCTATCAGGGATTTGACGCTCTTTTCCACAGTACGGAGTGCTATCTTCATAAAGCGGCCAGCGTGATCAGCGACATGTTTTGTATCAAGGGAATTGAGCTGATTGGAAAAAGCCTGGCCAGAGCAGTAGAGAACGGAAGTGATCTGGAGGCGAGGACAGACGTGGCGCTTGCCAATACTCTCGCTGGATTTTCTCAGTCACTGTCATGCTGCATTTCTGAGCATTCCCTAGAACATGCCATGAGTGCATACCACCATGACCTTCCCCACGGCGCAGGACTCATTTTGATCTGCAGGGCGTATTATACGTATTTGGTAAACAGCCATTCCTGCGATGAAAAGCTGGTGAACATGGCGAAAGCCTTAGGGAAAACGGATGCGAAGGAGCCCATGGATTTTGTTCATGCCCTGGAGGAGCTTTTAAAGGCCTGTGGAGCGGATGATTTAAAGATGTCAGATTTTGGTATCCGGGAAGACGAGTTCCGGACTCTGGCTAAAAATGCGAGAGATACGATGGGAGGCCTTTTTGAAGGCGATCCCTGTGAGATTGACGAGGATGCCTGCGTCCGGATTCTGCAGGAATCCTACCGGTAG